From Nymphaea colorata isolate Beijing-Zhang1983 chromosome 6, ASM883128v2, whole genome shotgun sequence, a single genomic window includes:
- the LOC116256414 gene encoding early nodulin-93-like, producing the protein MGVGQSAAKPGSSSTGTISCPLEMNTSLGNYMDQRVARARRYAHEGVVACAKAAVMATAASAIPTLASVRMFPWARRNLNPTAQALIISTVAGAAYFVVADKKVLASARENSFRNNQE; encoded by the exons ATGGGTGTTGGTCAGTCTGCAGCTAAACCAGGAAGCTCCAGTACCGGCACCATTTCGTGCCCATTGGAGATGAATACCAGTTTAGGAAATTACATGGACCAAAGAGTTGCCCGGGCGAGGCGCTATGCTCATG AGGGAGTGGTCGCGTGTGCTAAAGCAGCTGTCATggctactgctgccagtgccaTCCCCACg TTGGCCAGCGTAAGAATGTTCCCTTGGGCCAGGCGCAATCTCAACCCCACGGCTCAGGCACTCATCATATCCACTG TGGCAGGAGCGGCATACTTCGTTGTAGCAGACAAGAAAGTGCTGGCTTCTGCAAGGGAGAACTCGTTTCGGAATAACCAAGAATGA